TTCGGTGCGTTGCGCCGCACTCCCTCCCTCGCGGAGCCGGCGTGACCAGAGGCCACGAGGGAAACGATGTAACGGGACGCTGACGTAGCGCCTCGCGCGGAGAACGGGCAAATACGGCAATCTTGGCACTGTCACGACAGCATCGGGGCGCCGTCCAGCGACGACCATGACCTGAACGCTATGGTAGGGCCGTTGCCGCTCATGTAACGTTGCGCCCGTAGCCGAGGGCGCATGGAACAGCACGAGCCGAGATCCAAGGTGCTGGTCGTCGATGACAACGAACAGAACCGCGCGCTCGCCCAGGCCACGCTCGAGGACGACGGCTACGAGGTCGTGCTCGCCGTCACGGGAGAGGAGGCCCTCGAGCAATTCGAGCGCCACAAGCCGGATTGCGTGCTCCTCGACGTGCGGATGCCGGGGATGGACGGGTTCGCCGTGTGCTCCCGGCTCCGCAGCCTGCCCGAGGGCGCGAGCACGCCGATCGTGTTCTTGACGGCGCTCCGCGACGTCGACACGTTCGATAGCGCGCTTCGCGCCGGGGGCGACGACTTCCTGACGAAGCCGATCCGCCCGTCGGAACTGCTCGTGCGGGTGCAGGCCGCCCTGCGGCTGCGGCGGCTCGGCGCGGAGCTGCGCGACCACGTCGAGCTCGTCCGGCAGCAGCGCGACGCGCTGATGCGCCTCCAGCTCCAGAAAGAGCGGCTCACGGCGTTCGTCGTGCACGATCTGAAGAACCCCGTCAGCAGCATGGACCTGCACGCGCAGTTCCTGCTCCGGGACCGCGCGCTCCCGGAGGAGGCGCGCGACTCCGCGCGGCACATCCGCGACCAGGCGCGCGCCCTGCTGCGGCTCATCTACAACCTGCTCGACATCAGCAAGAGCGAGGAGGGGAGGCTCGCCCCCGAGCGAGCGAGCGTCGATCTCCGCGCGCTCGTCCTCGAGGTGTTCGCCGCGCTCGACCTGCGCGCGAGCTCCCGCTCGATCTCCCTGCGCGAGACCGTCGAGGCGCCCGCCGTCCGGGCCGACCCGGACCTGCTCCGCCGCACGATCGAGAACCTCCTCGAGAACGCGATCGTCCACGCCCCGCCCGGGACGGCGGTGACCGTGAGCGCCGTGAAGCGCGGCGCCGAGGTGGAGATCCGCGTCGCGGACGCGGGGCCGGGCATCCCCGCCGAGCTGCGCGAGCAGGTGTTCGATCGCTTCGTCCAGCTCGGAGGCGACGCTCCAGCCCTCCACCGCGCCGGCCGCGGCCTCGGGCTCGCGTTCTGCAAGATGGCCGTCGAGGCGCACGGC
The DNA window shown above is from Sorangium aterium and carries:
- a CDS encoding hybrid sensor histidine kinase/response regulator; this translates as MEQHEPRSKVLVVDDNEQNRALAQATLEDDGYEVVLAVTGEEALEQFERHKPDCVLLDVRMPGMDGFAVCSRLRSLPEGASTPIVFLTALRDVDTFDSALRAGGDDFLTKPIRPSELLVRVQAALRLRRLGAELRDHVELVRQQRDALMRLQLQKERLTAFVVHDLKNPVSSMDLHAQFLLRDRALPEEARDSARHIRDQARALLRLIYNLLDISKSEEGRLAPERASVDLRALVLEVFAALDLRASSRSISLRETVEAPAVRADPDLLRRTIENLLENAIVHAPPGTAVTVSAVKRGAEVEIRVADAGPGIPAELREQVFDRFVQLGGDAPALHRAGRGLGLAFCKMAVEAHGGTIRIEDNAPGAVFCVRFPDDP